The genomic interval ACGTATCGAGGCATAGGCAATGGCCTTGAGCCAGCCAGGCTGGCTCAAGGCCGCTAATGCAGCTGATCTATTCCGGTCTGCAGTCGCCATTCACCTGGCTCCAGGCGAGAGGCCTCCTCGCTGCTTGAGGCTGGTTGCGTCCAGCTATTGCCGCTGACCTGATTCCTCGTTGAGGCAGGGGTCGAGGTCGAGGTCGAGGTCAGGTGTTCCGTGGGCAGTGTCGTCTCTTGCTCCTGAGTCGTCGCCGAGACGGCAGCGCCATCGGCATGGCCAGAAGGAGAAGAATCACCGAGTTGGAGGCGTCCCCCGCGCTGACGTTGGCGATAATCGATCCAGACGATCAGGGCCACCATAATCACCACTACCAGCAGAATACTGATAAACTTAAAGAGATGGGCATTTTGCCGATTGGCAATATCAAGCGACAAAATTGACAGGCCAGCCGCCAAAACCCCAAAGGCCAGGGTCACACCATAGAACAGATAACAGATCTGCTTCACCGTCAACCCGGCAGCCATCAGCCGATGGTGCAGATGCGTCTTGTCATAGTGCCAGGGGCGCTGACCGTGCCGCACGCGATTGATCGCCACCACCGCCACATCGAGAATCGGCACCCCGAGCAACATCAGGGCCAGGGCCAGCTTTGCGCCGCCAATCGTCGACATCACCGCCAGCCCCAGGCCCAGAAACATCGATCCTGTATCGCCCATAAAGATACGCGCTGGATTCCAGTTATGGGGCAGAAAGCCCAGCACCGCACCCGTGAAGATTGCCGCCAGTACCGCGATGCTCTCCTGATGGAAGACCCAGCTAATCAAAGCGGTAAACAGACCGGTGATCCCTACCACTCCAGCGGCCAATCCATCGACCCCATCGATCAGATTGACCGTATTCATCATGCCCACCATCCAGAACCAGGTAAAGCAAAGGGCAGGGATCGCCGCTAGCGTGATCGCATTATCGCGCACTCCCAGATAGACCAGGCCAGGAGCAAAAGGATTATTAAAGGAGAAGAGAAAGATCCCGTGAAAGCGGCCCTCCCAGGGCGCCAGCAGAATCGCCGCCGCCACCGTTTGCGCCAGCAACTTAATCAGAGGTTTCAAACCAATCAGATCATCGATGAGGTGGACCGTCACCAGGAGCAGCGAAGCCAGCAGGAACAGCCAGTAGACCGTACTCTCCACATACAGAGAGGTAG from Thermogemmatispora onikobensis carries:
- a CDS encoding glycosyltransferase family 4 protein, whose amino-acid sequence is MAATTLEVVKLAGQGNGEADEEHGEEQRQAPHRRRYMVQAGDLQLTMAALLPVASWLPPLALPLLGGIAAFVLTYLLTFVVRALCRRMGWLDYPSERRVHTVPVPRLGGVAIFLSFVVASLLFYTPARNIPTSLYVESTVYWLFLLASLLLVTVHLIDDLIGLKPLIKLLAQTVAAAILLAPWEGRFHGIFLFSFNNPFAPGLVYLGVRDNAITLAAIPALCFTWFWMVGMMNTVNLIDGVDGLAAGVVGITGLFTALISWVFHQESIAVLAAIFTGAVLGFLPHNWNPARIFMGDTGSMFLGLGLAVMSTIGGAKLALALMLLGVPILDVAVVAINRVRHGQRPWHYDKTHLHHRLMAAGLTVKQICYLFYGVTLAFGVLAAGLSILSLDIANRQNAHLFKFISILLVVVIMVALIVWIDYRQRQRGGRLQLGDSSPSGHADGAAVSATTQEQETTLPTEHLTSTSTSTPASTRNQVSGNSWTQPASSSEEASRLEPGEWRLQTGIDQLH